In Rhinolophus ferrumequinum isolate MPI-CBG mRhiFer1 chromosome 18, mRhiFer1_v1.p, whole genome shotgun sequence, a genomic segment contains:
- the LOC117038539 gene encoding tripartite motif-containing protein 60-like, translating to MEFVSALADFQAEASCPICLDFLKDPVTINCGHNFCLSCINMSWKDLTDTFPCPFCRFCCLERKFASNLQLGNLAEIAKLLQIRRSKRKRQEEKFVCEKHNQVLTFFCQKDLEVLCPRCSFSTDHRNHYIWPIEKAARYHRERLEYCIEPWKERVEQVEKVITMQTRKSVELKKKVEYRREEIRSEFEQLMLFLQNEQETVLRELQDEETAILTKLNDNLTKFSDHVSTLKCLLKEIESKYVKSELEFLTDVKSIYHRYKTLKAPEPFSFQLKEYGYHLPPQYSGLNKIIKQFQVDVILDPETAHRKLIVSHDRKTVQYGNRMQNLPHNPRRFYLCPAVLGSEGYNSGRQYWEVDVKDKPEWVLGVCKDSIPRRRRSQNPSVLLQDGLWCIRRGSQSNYVALGPKKINLLPKVIPSKIGIFLDYELGEVSFYNLSDRSLLCIFNDYFTGALWPYFDTGTDSKPLKICTVTDSE from the coding sequence ATGGAGTTTGTGTCAGCCTTGGCCGACTTTCAAGCAGAGGCTAGCTGTCCCATCTGTTTGGACTTCTTAAAAGACCCAGTGACCATTAACTGTGGACATAACTTCTGTCTCTCCTGCATCAATATGTCCTGGAAGGATCTAACTGATACTTTCCCCTGCCCTTTTTGCCGATTTTGCTGTCTAGAAAGGAAATTTGCAAGCAATCTCCAGCTGGGCAATTTGGCTGAAATTGCTAAACTACTCCAGATAAGAAGAAGCAAGAGGaagagacaagaagaaaaatttgTATGTGAAAAGCACAATCAGGTTTTGACTTTTTTCTGTCAGAAGGACTTAGAGGTTTTATGTCCACGGTGCAGTTTTTCTACTGATCACCGGAATCATTATATTTGGCCCATAGAGAAGGCTGCCCGCTATCATAGGGAAAGACTGGAGTATTGCATTGAGCCGTGGAAGGAGAGAGTGGAACAAGTTGAAAAAGTGATAACTATGCAAACCAGAAAGTCAGTGGAACTGAAGAAGAAGGTAGAATATAGGAGAGAAGAAATAAGGTCTGAATTTGAGCAACTTATGTTGTTTCTCCAAAATGAGCAAGAGACGGTTCTTCGGGAATTACAAGACGAAGAAACAGCTATTTTAACAAAACTAAATGACAACCTAACAAAATTTTCAGATCATGTTTCCACATTAAAATGTCTGTTAAAGGAAATAGAGAGCAAATATGTGAAGTCAGAACTGGAATTCCTGACAGATGTTAAAAGTATCTACCATAGATACAAAACCTTAAAGGCCCCTGAACCGTTTTCGTTCCAATTAAAGGAATATGGTTACCATCTTCCTCCTCAATATTCTGGCCTAAACAAAATTATCAAGCAATTTCAAGTTGATGTGATTCTAGATCCTGAAACAGCACATCGTAAACTTATTGTTTCACATGATAGAAAAACTGTGCAATATGGAAATAGAATGCAAAACTTACCTCATAACCCAAGGAGATTTTATCTTTGCCCAGCTGTTCTAGGTTCTGAGGGATATAATTCTGGCAGGCAGTATTGGGAGGTAGATGTGAAAGACAAGCCTGAATGGGTTTTGGGTGTCTGTAAAGACTCTATTCCCAGGAGAAGAAGGAGTCAGAATCCATCAGTTTTATTACAGGATGGGTTATGGTGTATCAGACGAGGTAGTCAGAGTAATTATGTTGCATTGGGtcctaaaaaaattaatctcCTGCCAAAAGTAATACCTAGTAAGATTGGCATTTTTTTAGACTACGAATTAGGTGAGGTTTCCTTTTACAATTTGAGTGATAGatctcttctctgtatttttaacGACTATTTTACAGGAGCACTTTGGCCCTATTTTGATACTGGAACTGACTCAAAACCTCTTAAGATCTGTACAGTAACTGATTCTGAATGA
- the LOC117038461 gene encoding putative tripartite motif-containing protein 75: MEVEAVLAGLQAEVNCPICLDYLRDPVTIECGHNFCRSCIQKSWADLRDRFPCPVCRHPCQERHLRSNAQLGRMIDITKLLQITRSKKRQEERCLCGKHNQVLSLFCEEDLQVLCPLCTQPPEHQGHQVRPMEEAACHHRQRLSSYVEPLKQQVADVQKLVATQDRKLLELREKVQNRRWKLASELEHLMRSVEHEEEAVVLRLVEEEKGIQEKLSANITAFSDHISTLKGLLKEVAERSVMSDVKLLTDIKSVLHTCESLKPPVVYRIQLRREGCSLPPQFSALKKIMQKFREEVTLDHETAHPNLLVSDDKKSVTFMRRKQRFPRNPKRFMVDPVVLGSEGFNCGRHYWEVQVGDKPQWAVGVCKDSLSRKRKHPPSGHNRCWTIQLQNGDYVARACVPVTLVLKEKPTGVGIYLDYELGQISFYSLNDRSHIHSFMDKFSEVLKPYFCIGCDPKPLTVCAVRDYEG; this comes from the coding sequence ATGGAGGTCGAAGCAGTCCTGGCAGGACTCCAGGCAGAGGTCAACTGTCCCATCTGTCTGGATTATCTGAGAGACCCTGTCACCATCGAATGTGGGCACAACTTCTGTCGTTCCTGCATCCAGAAGTCCTGGGCTGATCTACGGGACAGGTTCCCTTGCCCTGTGTGCCGTCACCCGTGCCAAGAGAGGCACTTGAGGAGCAACGCCCAGCTTGGAAGGATGATTGACATCACCAAGCTCCTGCAGATCACCAGGAGcaagaagaggcaggaagagaggtgCTTATGCGGGAAGCACAACCAAGTCCTGAGCCTCTTCTGCGAGGAGGACCTACAGGTGTTGTGTCCCCTGTGCACTCAGCCCCCTGAGCACCAGGGCCACCAAGTGAGGCCCATGGAGGAGGCCGCCTGTCATCACAGGCAAAGGCTCAGCAGTTACGTCGAGCCCCTGAAGCAGCAGGTGGCAGATGTTCAGAAACTAGTAGCCACGCAAGacagaaaactattagaactgagaGAGAAGGTGCAAAACAGGAGATGGAAATTAGCGTCTGAACTTGAGCACCTGATGCGATCTGTAGAGCATGAAGAAGAGGCAGTTGTCTTGAGGCTGGTTGAAGAAGAGAAGGGCATTCAAGAGAAACTCAGTGCAAACATAACGGCATTTTCAGACCACATTTCCACCCTCAAAGGTCTACTAAAGGAGGTGGCTGAGAGGAGTGTGATGTCCGATGTGAAATTGCTGACGGATATCAAGAGTGTCCTCCACACGTGTGAAAGCCTGAAACCCCCAGTTGTCTATCGGATCCAGTTAAGGAGAGAAGGATGCAGTCTTCCTCCACAGTTTTCAGCTCTGAAGAAAATTATGCAGAAATTTAGAGAAGAAGTGACTCTGGATCATGAGACAGCACATCCTAATCTGCTTGTGTCTGATGATAAAAAGTCTGTGACATTTATGAGGAGAAAACAAAGGTTTCCTCGGAATCCAAAGAGATTTATGGTTGATCCAGTTGTCCTAGGTTCTGAAGGGTTCAATTGTGGCCGACATTACTGGGAGGTCCAGGTGGGTGACAAGCCCCAGTGGGCTGTGGGGGTTTGTAAAGACTCCCTTTCCAGGAAGAGAAAGCATCCCCCGTCAGGGCACAACAGATGCTGGACAATTCAGCTGCAGAATGGTGACTATGTGGCACGAGCGTGTGTTCCTGTCACTCTTGTGCTGAAGGAAAAGCCCACAGGGGTTGGCATTTACCTGGACTATGAGTTGGGTCAGATTTCGTTCTACAGTTTGAATGACAGGTCTCACATCCATTCTTTCATGGATAAGTTTTCTGAAGTACTAAAGCCGTACTTCTGCATCGGATGTGATCCTAAACCTCTTACAGTCTGTGCCGTAAGAGATTATGAAGGATGA